TTTAGGCTATTTAGGATCATTAAATGACAAGATAATGGATGGTTCTATAGATGAAGTCATAAGAGTATCAGAAGCACTCCATGAGAAAAAGATAGCTAGTTTTGCTGATGAAATTTGTAAAGATGAAAGTATAAATTTAATAATGATAGCTGGTCCTTCTTCTTCTGGGAAGACAACTTTTGCCCAAAGATTGGGTGTTCAACTTAAGGTAAATGGTAAAAGACCAATTTCTATTTCCATAGATGACTATTTTGTCGATAGAGAAGATACTCCTAAAAATGAATATGGAGAGTATGATTTTGAAGCATTAGAAGCTATAGACTTAAAGAGGCTAAATAAAGACCTTATAAGTTTATTAGAAGGAAGTGAAGTAGAACTTCCTGTATATAATTTTATAAGTGGAAGAAGTGAACCTTCTGGTATCAAAGTCAAAGTAGATGAAGATCATCCTATTATAGTTGAAGGATTACATGCTTTAAATCCAAACCTTACATCTTCTATACCAGAAAAAAATAAGTATAAAATTTATGTAAGTGCGTTGACACAACTAAATATAGATGCACACAATAGAATTCCTACAACAGATACTAGAATTTTAAGAAGAATAGTTAGAGATAGCAAATTTAGAGGAAATGATATAGAAAGGACCTTTAAACTTTGGGAGTTAGTCAGAGTTGGGGAAGAAAAGAATATATTTCCATATCAAGAAGAAGCCGATGCAATGTTTGATTCTTCACTTGTATACGAATTGACTGTACTTAAAAAATATGTAGCTCCACTATTAAAGGAAGTAGATAGAGAGAGTATATATTATTCTGAAGCTAAAAGACTCCTTAAGTTTTTAAATTATTTTAAAGATGTGGAAGATGAATCTATAATACCTCCAACCTCTATTTTACGAGAATTTATTGGAGGAAGTTCTTTTAAAAAGCGTTAAAATTTCAATGCCAAATTAAAGGGGGTTATATTTATGAGAGAAATGCTAAAAAAAATAATAATGGATAATAGGGAATTAACTAAAAAAGGTAGAGTGGCGGATTATATTCCTGCTTTAAGTAAAGCAAATCCAGAAGATTTGGGGATTTGTGTTATAGATATGAACAACAATGTGTATACAGCTGGTGATTACAATAAAAAATTTACAATTCAAAGCATATCCAAAACTGTGGCTCTTATGTTGGCTATAATGGACAATGGAGAGGAGAAAGTTTTTAATAAAGTTGGAATGGAGCCTACAGGGGATGCATTCAATTCAATTTATAAATTGGAAACAAAGGATATTGCAAAACCTTTAAATCCTATGATCAATGCTGGGGCTATTGCCGTAAGTTCACTCATCAAAGGAAATAGTTCAGAGGAAAGATTTGAAAGACTTTTATCTTTGTTTAGAAAGATTTCCTCTAATGACAATTTAAAAGTAAATGAGGAAGTTTATTTGTCTGAAAAGAAAACAGGAAACAAGAATAGGGCTATGGGATATTTATTGAAAGATATGGGGGTACTAGAAGGAAATGTAGAAGAAACTTTGGATATATATTTTAAACAGTGTTCTATTGAAGTCGATTGTGTTGACATAGCTAATATTGGACTTTTTTTGGCAAATGGTGGGACTATTTTAGAAACTGGGGAAGATATAGTTACTGAGCATGTAGCTAGAATTGTAAAAACTTTTATGGTTACTTGTGGCATGTATGATTCTAGTGGAGAATTTGCTATAAGAGTAGGGATACCAGCTAAAAGTGGAGTAGGAGGAGGAATCATGGGGGCGGTTCCTCATAGAATTGGTATAGGCATTTACGGGCCGGCATTGGATGAAAAAGGAAACTCTGTGGCTGGATATGGAGTCTTGAGAGATCTATCAAAAGAATTGAATTTGAGTATTTTTTAGACGATTTATCACTTTATCACATTGCACAAATTTTTTATGATGGTATAATTTATTTAACGTATGAAAAAGGGGTGATTTTTTGTGAAAATATGTGATATGCAAATAGGGAAAATAAATATCCCACTTAAAAAACCTTTTAAGACTGCTTTGAGAGAAGTTTACGAATTAGAAAATGTAGTGGTTAAAATTGTGACTGATACTGGGAATATTGGCTATGGTGAGGCAGCTATTACTCCTGTGATTACGGGAGATACTTTAGGGTCTATAAAATGGGCTATTATGGATCAGATCAAGCCAAAAGTAATTGGTATGGACATTGAAAATTTAGAAGAGATAATGAAGAGAATAGACAATTCACTAGTGCACAATGAAAGTTCAAAAGCTGCTTTAGATATGGCTATATATGATTTATTTGGACAACTTCATGATGCTCCTGTTTTTAAACTTTTGGGAGGCTTTCGAAATAAAATAGTTACTGATATAACTGTAAGTGTCAATGAACCAGAAGAAATGGCAAGGGATGCTAAAGAAGCTGTAGAAAAAGGCTATGAAACTATTAAAGTAAAAGTAGGAAAGGATTCAAAAAAAGATTTAGAAAGACTAAAAGCTATAAGAAATGCAATAGGATATAGTGTAAATATTAGAATAGATGCCAATCAGGGCTGGACTTCAAAAGAAGCAGTGAAGGTCTTGAGGATGATGGAGGATGCGGGGCTTTCTATTGAGCTAGTTGAGCAACCTGTCAAGGCTTATGATATTGCTGGACTTAAATATGTTACAGAGAATGTAGAGATTCCAGTATTAGCTGATGAAAGTGTGTTTTCTCCTTTAGATGCAGCAAATATTATCCAAAATAGAGCTGCTGATTTAGTTAATATAAAGTTGATGAAAGCGGGTGGAATTCACAATGCGTTGAAAATATGCAATTTTGCTGAAACTTATGGTGTTCAATGCATGCTTGGATGTATGATGGAAAGTAAGATAGGACTTACTGCAGCATGTCATCTAGCTGGAGCTAAAAGTATCATAACTAAATTTGATTTAGATGGTCCAAATTTGTGTGCCGAAGATCCAATAACAGGTGGAGCTAATTATGATGAATATACTATAACGTTGGAAGATAAACCGGGACTTGGATTTGAAGAAATAGGCAATACCATATATTATTAAGGGTGAGTCTTATGTTTAATAGTGAAGGCTATTTAGAATTGTTTACTGACATGATGTCTGAAGGATTTATAGTCATTGACAACAATGGTACTATACAGATCTATAACAATAAAGCCAAAGAAATATTTGGTATTTTATACAACCAGCAAATAAGCCATCCTAGAGGCAAAATTCAAACTGGTGATATAGTCATTATTGGTGATAATGCTATAGGCAAGGATGATGGAAATCTTGATGCCGAAACTTTAGAGTATTTGGGAATTCATGACAGAAGAATTGAGAAGGAAAAGATATTAATTGCCGTAGGCGTCTATAAAGACAAGAATATAAAACCTGTATATCTTTGCAAAAGGGATAGTGAAGTAAAAGATGCACTAAAGATGGAAACCAAATTTCTTGGGATAGACATTAAAGTAATAATAGATTTTATGAATAAAATCATAACAATTGAAGTGGATAATGAAAAATATACCATGAATTATATAAACCATATTGGATATCTTGTCATTTTAGATGGAAAGACAAAGAAGATGAAGTTCTATCAAGCCCAAGGATATACGGCTAGAGGAGAGGGCTTAAGAGATATTTTAAATGGAAAAGAATATATGGCTAAAGGAGAAAATTCCAAATATCTCAATGTAATAGGGAAAAATATTTTTGAAATTCATGGAGGAAGTTCAACTATTAAAGAGTTTTGTGAAGTAGCAAAGGGAGAAAATATAAGCTATGTAGATGAATTTAAAGAAATAAATGGTTTTCCTACTATGTGTACATTGATACCAGTTGATAAAGATAATGAAAGAATTGGTGCAGCATTGAAAGTAGAAGATATTTCTGAAATAAAAAAAGTTATTAGAGAAAGGGATGAAGCACTTTTAAATCTTGAAGAAGCTGAGAAACAATTGGATGAAGAAAAAATGTTGAAAGAGTTGTTTCACAATATTGTTGGAGAAAGTAGGGAAATGAATTATATAAAGAAATTAGCACTAAAAGCTTCTAATACAAATTCTACAGTTCTCATACTTGGAGAAAGCGGTACAGGTAAAACACTTCTGGCAAAAGCTATTCATGAGAACAGCAATAGAGATAAACCTTTTATTCATGTCAACTGTGGTGCTATACCAGAAACTCTTTTAGAAAGTGAATTGTTTGGATACGCAAGAGGAGCGTTTACAGGGGCTAGAGTTGACGGGAAAAAAGGCTTTTTTGAAATGGCAAATGGAGGGACTATATTTTTGGATGAAATTGGAGAAATATCTACAAACTTACAAGTAAAACTATTGCAAGTTCTCCAAGATAAGAGCTTTTATAAAGTAGGAGGCCAAGAAAAAATAAAAGTTGATGTAAGGGTTATAGCTGCATCAAATAGAAATTTAGAGGATGAAATGCTCAAAGGCAATTTTAGGGAAGATCTGTATTATAGAATAAATGTATTTCCAATTTGGATACCACCGTTAAGAGATAGAAAAGAAGACATTTATTCCTTGGTAGAAATGTTGTTGCCATCAATATGTCAAAAGATTGGCTGTGAGAACAAGACCATATCAGTTGAAGCTTTAAATATGCTTTTAGAGTACGATTGGCCAGGAAATGTAAGGGAATTAGAGAATATATTAGAAAGGGCTATAAACTTATGTGATGGAAATACAATTTTCTCTAAACACTTAATTTTAAAGTTGAATAGAAGTGAAGAACTAGAAACCGAAGATATAGTTCCTCTTAAAGAGTCTATTGAAGAATTCGAGAAAAAAACTATTGAAAAAGCTATGAAGTTATATAAAGGAGATAAAAAGAAAGCTATGAGTGGATTGGAGATTAGCAAGACTACTTTTTATGAAAAATTGAAAAAATATGGAATAAACTAGTTCGGGAAAACGGAAATTGATTCTAATTGTAGGAAAATAGATAAAAATGTTGTATAATACTTATATAAATGCTTCCACTAATATTAGCAAAAAATTATTACGAAAATACGGAAATGGTATATAATATAGTATATGAATTAGAGGCAATTAAATATGATTTTGCTTGGCATGTTTTTTGCTAGTTAATATATTTAAAATATTGCAAAATTGTGAAAATTAGAATTTTTCTATTTATTGAAATGTTTTTGTACATCAAATTAATTTTCGATAAAAATAAAAGGGGGATGTAAGTATGTTTAAAAAGGGAAAACCCAAAGCCTTAATGGCTATTTTGCTAGTTTTGTCCTTGACTATGACCGCTTGTTCTTCAGGGAATAAAAAAGGGTCAAAAGATGGAAGCGAAGAATATTCAACAGTCTATTCGGGAGAAATCACAACATTAAATTATTTGGTTACTTCAACTACATTAGAATTTGCACTTGCAGCTAATTTGATAGATACTTTGATAGATTATGATGAGTACGGTGTGGTACAGCCTTGCTTGGCAACGGGATGGAATGTATCAGATGACAATTTGGTCTGGACATTTAAATTGCGTGAAGGAGTAAAATGGGTAACTTATGATGGCAAAGAGTATGGAGAAGTTACAGCACAGGATTTCGTAGATGCTATGAAATATATACTAGATCCAAACAATGAGTCACAAACTGCAAATATAGCTTATAGTGTTCTCAAAAATGCTGAAAAATACTATGATGGTGAAATCACTGATTTTGAAGAAGTTGGAGTAAAAGCTTTGGATAAATATACCCTTGAATATACCCTTGAAAAACCTACGCCATATTTTTTATCAATGCTCACATATGTATGTTTCTTCCCAGTTAATGGACAGTTTTTGGAAGAAGTAGGAGATAAATTTGGGACAGATAATATAAATTTTTTGTACAATGGTGCATATATAATGGAAACATTTGAGCCTCAAACAAGAAGAGTATTAGTTGCAAATGAAAACTATTGGGATAAAGAAAATGTTCATATTAAAAGATTGAATTATACTTATAACAAGGAAGCGGCAACATTGTCACCAGAATTGTTTTTGCGTGGTGATATAGATTATACTGATGTTCCTTCATCAGTTCTTGATGAGTGGATGAAGGATTCAGAAAAGAAAGATATGATTCGTCCAAATAGAACTTCGTTTTATACTTATTTTTATGCATTTAACTTCGATCCCCATTTTGCGGCAGAATATGAACCAGAAAATTGGAAGATAGCAGTTAACAATGTGAATTTCCGTAAATCTATATTCCATGCATTAGATAGAAAAGCTGCTATGCTTACCGAAGAACCTTACAACCCAGAAGATAGATTGACAAATACTATAACTCCAAAGAACTTTGTGAATTTAGATGGAGTAGATTATACTCAACTTGGTGGATTGGATAAATTTTCAGACAATGATTCTCTTGATGAAAAATTAGCTCTTGAATATAAAGAAAAGGCTATGACTGAATTAAAAGGAAAGGCTATATTTCCAGTTAAAATTTTGATGCCTTACAATACGAGTTCTTCTGAATGGGCAAATCGTGCTCAAGTAATAGAGCAACAACTTGAAAATTTGTTAGGCACAGATTATATTGATGTAATCATAGAACCACATCCACCTACAGGATTTTTAGATGAAACAAGACGTGCTGGAAATTATGCATTGGAAGAGTGCAACTGGGGGCCAGATTATGCAGATCCAGAAACCTATACTGATCCATTTACTCCAGATAGCAACTATAACTGGCCTCATTTGGCAGAAGGATATAAAGAATCCAACGGGAAAAATACCTATGAAAATATGATAGATAAAGCAAAAGCAGAAGTATTTGATATTGAGAAGCGTTATAATTTGTTTGCTGAGGCTGAAGCCTTCTTTATAGACCAGGCCTTTGTCATTCCTTATGCAGTAGGGGGAGGCGGATATTCGGCTTCTAAATTAAATCCATTTGAATCTCCATATTCACCATTTGGTGTTGCTGGAGAAAGATTTAAGGGACAGAGAATTATGGATAAACCTATGAATACAGATGGATATCATAAAGCATTAGAAAAATGGGAAAAAGAACGTGCCGAAGCATTAAAGAAAGCAGCACAATAAATATATATTTAAAAATATATTAAAGTCAGTTGAAGGACTATTTTTAAATAGTCCTTCAATTTTATAAGCTAAAATAAGGGAATTATTTGAATTATATTTTATTTATGGCTAAAAGGGGAGGTTAGAAATATGTTAAAGTATTCGTTGAAAAGATTATTGCAATCACTACTTACACTAATAATCGTAATAACTTTAGTTTTTCTTCTCATGCGCCTAATGCCTGAAGAAGGATATTTTGGAGATAACTATGAAAAACTTGATGAGTCACAAAGAGAAGCTATATTGACTAGCATGGGACTTAGGGATCCAATGCATGTACAGCTTAAAAACTTTTATAAATCTATATTATCTGGAGATTTAGGAACTTCTATAACTTATAGACCTAAAGTGCCTGTAGCTGATATTATTAAAACTAAAATTCCTTATTCATTGTATTTTGGATTAGTTGCTATGGCACTGTCATTAGTATTTGGAATTATGCTAGGTATAGCTATGGCACAAAGCAAAAGCAAATTTTGGGATAAATTTGGTACAGTATATATCGTTATTATAAATGCTGTTCCAGCAGCGGTATATTATTTGTTTATTCAGTTGTATTGCTCAAATGCTCTTAAACTTCCAATATTGTTTAGTCCAAGTCAACCTAGTAGTTGGATTTTGCCGGCTATTTCCATGTCCCTTGGTAGTTCTGCATCTTATGCAATGTGGATGAGACGATATATGGTGGATGAGTTGAATAAAGACTATGTGAAACTTGCAAGAGCTAAAGGACTTAAAGACAAAAAAACTATGAGAAAGCATGTTTTGAGAAATGCTTTTGTTCCTATGTCTCAATATTTGCCAGCATCTTTGTTGTATACTATAGCAGGTTCTATATATATAGAATCCTTGTATTCAATTCCAGGTATGGGAGGATTGCTTGTAGATGCTATTCAAAGACAGGATAATCCTTTGGTTCAGGCACTAGTTCTTATCTATTCATCAATTGGTATAATAGGACTTTTTTTAGGAGATGTTCTTATGGCTTCACTGGATCCACGTATAAAACTAGATAGGAAGGGAGGCGCTAGATAATGACTAATGCAAAGATCAATAAATTAGGGGATGGAATAAATGAATCATTGTTTACTTTTGCAGAATATGATGAATCCCAAGCAGAACGTACAGGATAT
This window of the Sporanaerobacter acetigenes DSM 13106 genome carries:
- a CDS encoding nucleoside kinase is translated as MGKIKVFVDNIGEISIDKGATLEDISNLVYKNDYKKYLGAKIENEVFHLRTVAKDGQKIKFIDITDVDGHRIYTRTLGLIYITVCEEMFPGYNVNIEHSLGEGFYTELSDKRTISFSEIEKIKKRMLEIIEADVPIEREKINRMDALKIFKEKGYEDKFKLYSHVEKDEIHIYKILNHIDSFYGYVAPSTGYVKIFDLKYYYPGAILLSPNQQNQTTIPEFVEQRKLAKVFKEAEDWADILDLGYLGSLNDKIMDGSIDEVIRVSEALHEKKIASFADEICKDESINLIMIAGPSSSGKTTFAQRLGVQLKVNGKRPISISIDDYFVDREDTPKNEYGEYDFEALEAIDLKRLNKDLISLLEGSEVELPVYNFISGRSEPSGIKVKVDEDHPIIVEGLHALNPNLTSSIPEKNKYKIYVSALTQLNIDAHNRIPTTDTRILRRIVRDSKFRGNDIERTFKLWELVRVGEEKNIFPYQEEADAMFDSSLVYELTVLKKYVAPLLKEVDRESIYYSEAKRLLKFLNYFKDVEDESIIPPTSILREFIGGSSFKKR
- the glsA gene encoding glutaminase A, giving the protein MREMLKKIIMDNRELTKKGRVADYIPALSKANPEDLGICVIDMNNNVYTAGDYNKKFTIQSISKTVALMLAIMDNGEEKVFNKVGMEPTGDAFNSIYKLETKDIAKPLNPMINAGAIAVSSLIKGNSSEERFERLLSLFRKISSNDNLKVNEEVYLSEKKTGNKNRAMGYLLKDMGVLEGNVEETLDIYFKQCSIEVDCVDIANIGLFLANGGTILETGEDIVTEHVARIVKTFMVTCGMYDSSGEFAIRVGIPAKSGVGGGIMGAVPHRIGIGIYGPALDEKGNSVAGYGVLRDLSKELNLSIF
- a CDS encoding dipeptide epimerase, which translates into the protein MKICDMQIGKINIPLKKPFKTALREVYELENVVVKIVTDTGNIGYGEAAITPVITGDTLGSIKWAIMDQIKPKVIGMDIENLEEIMKRIDNSLVHNESSKAALDMAIYDLFGQLHDAPVFKLLGGFRNKIVTDITVSVNEPEEMARDAKEAVEKGYETIKVKVGKDSKKDLERLKAIRNAIGYSVNIRIDANQGWTSKEAVKVLRMMEDAGLSIELVEQPVKAYDIAGLKYVTENVEIPVLADESVFSPLDAANIIQNRAADLVNIKLMKAGGIHNALKICNFAETYGVQCMLGCMMESKIGLTAACHLAGAKSIITKFDLDGPNLCAEDPITGGANYDEYTITLEDKPGLGFEEIGNTIYY
- a CDS encoding sigma-54 interaction domain-containing protein, whose protein sequence is MFNSEGYLELFTDMMSEGFIVIDNNGTIQIYNNKAKEIFGILYNQQISHPRGKIQTGDIVIIGDNAIGKDDGNLDAETLEYLGIHDRRIEKEKILIAVGVYKDKNIKPVYLCKRDSEVKDALKMETKFLGIDIKVIIDFMNKIITIEVDNEKYTMNYINHIGYLVILDGKTKKMKFYQAQGYTARGEGLRDILNGKEYMAKGENSKYLNVIGKNIFEIHGGSSTIKEFCEVAKGENISYVDEFKEINGFPTMCTLIPVDKDNERIGAALKVEDISEIKKVIRERDEALLNLEEAEKQLDEEKMLKELFHNIVGESREMNYIKKLALKASNTNSTVLILGESGTGKTLLAKAIHENSNRDKPFIHVNCGAIPETLLESELFGYARGAFTGARVDGKKGFFEMANGGTIFLDEIGEISTNLQVKLLQVLQDKSFYKVGGQEKIKVDVRVIAASNRNLEDEMLKGNFREDLYYRINVFPIWIPPLRDRKEDIYSLVEMLLPSICQKIGCENKTISVEALNMLLEYDWPGNVRELENILERAINLCDGNTIFSKHLILKLNRSEELETEDIVPLKESIEEFEKKTIEKAMKLYKGDKKKAMSGLEISKTTFYEKLKKYGIN
- a CDS encoding peptide ABC transporter substrate-binding protein; its protein translation is MFKKGKPKALMAILLVLSLTMTACSSGNKKGSKDGSEEYSTVYSGEITTLNYLVTSTTLEFALAANLIDTLIDYDEYGVVQPCLATGWNVSDDNLVWTFKLREGVKWVTYDGKEYGEVTAQDFVDAMKYILDPNNESQTANIAYSVLKNAEKYYDGEITDFEEVGVKALDKYTLEYTLEKPTPYFLSMLTYVCFFPVNGQFLEEVGDKFGTDNINFLYNGAYIMETFEPQTRRVLVANENYWDKENVHIKRLNYTYNKEAATLSPELFLRGDIDYTDVPSSVLDEWMKDSEKKDMIRPNRTSFYTYFYAFNFDPHFAAEYEPENWKIAVNNVNFRKSIFHALDRKAAMLTEEPYNPEDRLTNTITPKNFVNLDGVDYTQLGGLDKFSDNDSLDEKLALEYKEKAMTELKGKAIFPVKILMPYNTSSSEWANRAQVIEQQLENLLGTDYIDVIIEPHPPTGFLDETRRAGNYALEECNWGPDYADPETYTDPFTPDSNYNWPHLAEGYKESNGKNTYENMIDKAKAEVFDIEKRYNLFAEAEAFFIDQAFVIPYAVGGGGYSASKLNPFESPYSPFGVAGERFKGQRIMDKPMNTDGYHKALEKWEKERAEALKKAAQ
- a CDS encoding ABC transporter permease — translated: MLKYSLKRLLQSLLTLIIVITLVFLLMRLMPEEGYFGDNYEKLDESQREAILTSMGLRDPMHVQLKNFYKSILSGDLGTSITYRPKVPVADIIKTKIPYSLYFGLVAMALSLVFGIMLGIAMAQSKSKFWDKFGTVYIVIINAVPAAVYYLFIQLYCSNALKLPILFSPSQPSSWILPAISMSLGSSASYAMWMRRYMVDELNKDYVKLARAKGLKDKKTMRKHVLRNAFVPMSQYLPASLLYTIAGSIYIESLYSIPGMGGLLVDAIQRQDNPLVQALVLIYSSIGIIGLFLGDVLMASLDPRIKLDRKGGAR